Proteins from a single region of Sporosarcina sp. P33:
- a CDS encoding ribonuclease H-like domain-containing protein, whose amino-acid sequence MSYEKKLMAMKSLVKKTAVVQEAKEIFTKPPAPLYEKRWLTTGMEKIENDLGIVYKRVVHYPLEMMHGDFRLGDIKQKLLKWSEADYAHPLSPESGKLLFFDTETTGLKGAGAVIFLIGLLELTSDEFVMTQYVLPNPDHEAAFLYASGLWKEGLTLVTYNGKSFDFPQLQTRWSLHRNQLPPLPVPHQIDLLHGSRRIWKGQMDSFKLAEVEKMQLGFHRKDDIPGHMAPIIYQDAVKNGRAEILMKVMWHNEWDILSLVTLFSLSSDIIMEEESQQNAQVATNIAKWFQDLGLTDHSYKELQRIAETYGSSYPLTHYHLGLLLKRNKEYERAVQSFEIVSLYGSGREQLLAFEELAKLYEHQMKNFQLAYESIISAKTLLEQPNDFTKRFFDRMTKSLAKREIRITRKLFPGQAQEATREE is encoded by the coding sequence ATGTCTTATGAGAAGAAATTAATGGCGATGAAGTCACTGGTGAAGAAGACGGCTGTAGTTCAAGAAGCGAAAGAGATCTTCACGAAACCGCCGGCGCCCCTTTATGAAAAGCGCTGGCTGACAACCGGTATGGAAAAAATCGAAAATGACTTGGGGATCGTCTATAAACGTGTCGTACATTATCCGTTGGAGATGATGCATGGAGATTTTCGGCTGGGAGATATTAAGCAGAAGCTCTTGAAGTGGTCAGAAGCTGACTATGCGCATCCTTTATCACCGGAATCAGGTAAACTGCTGTTTTTTGATACGGAGACGACAGGTCTGAAAGGTGCAGGGGCTGTTATTTTCCTGATCGGTCTATTGGAGTTGACGTCCGATGAATTTGTCATGACACAATATGTGCTGCCGAATCCCGATCACGAAGCGGCGTTCCTTTATGCGTCCGGTTTGTGGAAAGAAGGGCTCACACTCGTGACGTATAATGGAAAGAGTTTTGACTTTCCTCAGCTGCAGACACGCTGGTCGCTGCACCGGAACCAGCTGCCGCCGCTGCCTGTGCCTCATCAGATCGATCTGCTGCACGGATCACGGCGCATATGGAAAGGTCAGATGGATTCATTTAAATTGGCAGAAGTCGAAAAAATGCAGCTCGGATTTCACCGGAAAGACGATATTCCGGGTCATATGGCGCCGATCATCTATCAGGATGCGGTGAAAAATGGCCGTGCAGAAATACTGATGAAAGTCATGTGGCATAATGAATGGGATATCCTGTCGCTTGTGACGCTGTTCAGTCTGTCATCTGATATCATCATGGAGGAAGAAAGTCAGCAGAATGCACAAGTTGCAACGAATATCGCCAAATGGTTTCAAGATCTTGGTTTAACGGATCACAGCTACAAGGAATTACAGCGAATCGCGGAAACCTACGGGTCCAGCTATCCGTTAACACATTATCATTTAGGTCTTTTACTAAAGCGCAATAAGGAATATGAACGTGCGGTTCAGTCATTTGAAATTGTCTCTTTATATGGAAGCGGCAGGGAGCAGCTCCTGGCATTTGAAGAACTTGCGAAATTATATGAGCATCAGATGAAAAACTTCCAGCTGGCCTACGAGAGCATTATCAGCGCGAAAACACTGTTGGAGCAGCCAAATGACTTTACTAAACGCTTCTTCGACCGAATGACGAAATCATTGGCCAAGCGGGAAATACGGATCACCCGTAAATTATTTCCTGGGCAAGCGCAAGAAGCGACACGCGAGGAATAA
- the gpsB gene encoding cell division regulator GpsB: MELKLDTKTILEKEFKQAIRGYKQEEVDWFLDDVIQDYETFKKEVARLQEENTRLKAEVNSSQRRSATPAPQTTNIDIIQRIANLEREVFGDKLVEE, encoded by the coding sequence ATGGAATTAAAGCTCGATACGAAAACAATCTTAGAAAAAGAATTTAAACAGGCCATTAGAGGCTATAAGCAAGAAGAAGTAGACTGGTTCCTCGATGATGTGATTCAGGACTATGAAACTTTCAAAAAGGAAGTTGCGCGCCTTCAGGAAGAGAATACTAGACTGAAAGCAGAAGTGAATTCCTCTCAGAGACGGTCCGCCACACCTGCACCTCAAACTACCAATATTGATATTATTCAGCGTATCGCTAATTTGGAAAGAGAAGTATTTGGCGATAAATTGGTTGAAGAGTAA
- a CDS encoding DNA-3-methyladenine glycosylase has protein sequence MSTLYIHTEDQRVKSICERDAAMKQLISLVGDLKIPLRSDYLSSIVRSIIGQQISVSAASAIYGRLLELLGGSITVKGLLDTSNEELRQAGLTVRKAEYVKDLAEKITANELDLENIADYDDASVMKQLISVKGIGKWTAEMFLILSLGREDILAVDDVGIQRAAKWLYGADQSERRQILIDKSPLWAPYRSIVSHYLWEAIHLGFVSDYDSIDQVLQSKQMELPGDHGKF, from the coding sequence TTGAGTACGCTTTATATTCATACAGAAGATCAGCGGGTCAAAAGTATATGTGAAAGAGATGCAGCGATGAAACAGCTGATTTCGCTAGTGGGAGATCTCAAAATCCCTTTGCGTTCGGATTATCTTTCGTCGATTGTCCGTTCTATCATTGGACAGCAAATCTCCGTCAGTGCAGCCAGCGCAATTTACGGGCGGCTGCTTGAATTGCTTGGCGGCAGTATTACTGTTAAGGGATTACTGGATACTTCTAATGAAGAGCTGAGGCAAGCGGGGTTAACTGTCAGAAAAGCTGAATATGTGAAAGACTTGGCTGAAAAAATCACAGCAAATGAACTCGACCTCGAAAATATTGCAGACTATGATGACGCGTCTGTGATGAAACAGTTAATCAGTGTAAAAGGAATCGGTAAGTGGACAGCGGAAATGTTTCTCATCCTGTCGCTTGGACGCGAAGATATACTCGCTGTAGATGATGTAGGTATACAGCGTGCTGCCAAATGGCTGTACGGAGCAGATCAATCAGAGCGCCGCCAAATACTTATTGACAAGTCACCTCTTTGGGCTCCCTATCGTTCGATCGTCTCTCATTATCTGTGGGAAGCGATTCACCTGGGGTTTGTCAGCGATTACGACTCGATCGATCAGGTGCTGCAGTCCAAACAGATGGAATTGCCGGGAGACCATGGGAAATTCTGA
- a CDS encoding ATP-binding cassette domain-containing protein gives MSGTKDEIILRGLSENNLKNIDLNLPKEEITVFTGLSGSGKSSVVFDTLATESRRQMTLNYPLYVRNQMPRYERPRADLMQHLSPVIVVEQKPAGGNSRSTVGTYMDIHPLIRLLFSRIGTPPIGSATDFSSQSSFGKCPECNGFGEVVYPDLHKIIDLDKSLREYAVKFQPLSPSGWQGRWMMTGGLFDPDLPIKDYPEEQYNLLIYGPPEGERVFAPFHTKDGPHDHEWDGLLPRFVRLYINRDITKLKQTSQEDVLAVSTHTICPTCHGSGLNPEVLKCKINGLNIAEYDQLELTELLLELEKIDDPLGESIARQAIPNVQQLIDLGLGYLSLSRKMGTLSGGEAQRVKIARHLGSSLNNITYIFDEPSAGLHPEEVDMLIDMLESLKANHNTVIVIEHDLSVIKVADEIVEMGPGAGAAGGKVVYQGKPDGLKHTSALTNLNHKLQINPQPRKSHDYFKLNKAVNNNLKDVSIAIPKNVLVSVCGVSGSGKSSLLLEAFSAKYPDTIKVSQGRIGISSRSTLATYMGIMDDIRQILAKETGQPAGLFSFNSLGACPVCKGKGVTAPDVAFADPVTVVCEACGGLRYSDEALSYQYKGKNIAEILELTVDEAAEYFVMPKILKRMDMLQEVGLGYLTLGQTTSSLSGGEIQRLKLASHLQNEGQTYLLDEPSLGLHMSDNGKLLDLFQKLVNRGNSVIIIEHNLDFIAASDWVIELGPGGGKRGGNILFEGTPKEMLSADTLTAKWLKKSV, from the coding sequence ATGTCAGGAACTAAGGATGAGATTATTTTAAGAGGACTTTCTGAGAATAATTTAAAAAATATAGATTTGAACTTGCCGAAGGAGGAAATTACGGTTTTCACCGGGCTTTCGGGGTCTGGAAAGAGTTCTGTCGTATTTGATACGCTGGCAACCGAAAGCAGGCGGCAGATGACGCTGAATTATCCTCTTTATGTGAGAAATCAGATGCCGCGCTATGAAAGGCCGCGTGCTGATCTGATGCAGCACTTAAGTCCGGTTATCGTAGTGGAACAAAAACCTGCAGGCGGCAATTCACGTTCAACGGTCGGCACGTATATGGACATTCACCCATTGATCCGGCTGCTATTCTCCCGGATAGGCACTCCGCCGATTGGTTCCGCCACAGACTTTTCCAGTCAAAGTTCATTTGGGAAATGCCCTGAATGCAACGGCTTCGGTGAAGTTGTATATCCGGATTTACATAAAATCATTGATCTGGACAAATCATTGCGTGAGTACGCTGTAAAGTTTCAGCCGTTGTCTCCTTCAGGGTGGCAGGGCAGGTGGATGATGACAGGCGGATTATTTGATCCGGACCTCCCAATTAAAGATTATCCCGAAGAACAGTACAATCTGTTAATCTACGGACCTCCCGAAGGTGAACGGGTCTTTGCACCGTTCCATACTAAAGACGGACCGCATGATCACGAGTGGGATGGCTTGTTGCCAAGATTCGTGCGGCTGTATATCAACCGGGATATTACAAAACTTAAACAGACTTCACAGGAGGACGTCCTGGCTGTATCAACACATACTATATGTCCGACTTGCCACGGTTCCGGCCTGAACCCTGAAGTATTGAAATGTAAAATAAACGGCTTGAACATTGCAGAGTATGATCAGCTGGAACTGACAGAGCTGCTTCTGGAATTAGAAAAGATAGATGACCCGCTTGGCGAATCTATCGCTCGGCAGGCTATTCCGAATGTTCAGCAGCTGATTGACCTCGGGCTTGGCTATTTAAGTTTATCAAGAAAAATGGGAACACTGTCTGGCGGTGAGGCGCAGCGGGTGAAAATCGCCAGACACTTAGGCAGCAGCTTGAACAATATTACGTATATTTTCGATGAGCCGAGCGCCGGTCTTCATCCTGAAGAAGTGGACATGCTCATCGATATGCTGGAAAGCCTGAAAGCCAACCATAATACAGTAATTGTGATTGAACATGATTTGTCGGTCATTAAAGTTGCCGATGAAATAGTAGAAATGGGCCCCGGCGCGGGTGCAGCTGGCGGTAAAGTGGTCTATCAGGGTAAGCCTGACGGATTGAAGCACACCTCCGCTCTGACGAATCTGAATCATAAGCTGCAAATCAATCCCCAGCCGCGCAAATCCCATGATTATTTCAAACTCAATAAAGCCGTGAACAATAACTTAAAAGATGTCAGCATTGCTATCCCTAAAAATGTCCTGGTATCTGTCTGCGGCGTTTCGGGATCAGGCAAGAGTTCCCTTTTACTTGAAGCGTTTTCGGCAAAATATCCTGACACCATCAAAGTCAGCCAAGGACGCATTGGAATCTCCAGCCGTTCCACACTGGCGACCTATATGGGAATCATGGATGATATCCGGCAAATCCTTGCGAAAGAAACGGGACAGCCCGCCGGTTTATTCAGCTTCAATTCACTGGGCGCCTGTCCGGTATGTAAAGGGAAAGGAGTGACTGCGCCTGACGTCGCATTTGCAGATCCTGTGACCGTTGTATGTGAAGCATGCGGCGGGTTGAGATATTCAGATGAGGCACTTTCGTATCAGTACAAAGGCAAAAACATAGCAGAAATTTTAGAACTGACAGTGGATGAAGCGGCTGAATACTTTGTCATGCCGAAAATCCTGAAAAGAATGGATATGCTGCAGGAAGTAGGTTTAGGTTATCTGACATTAGGCCAGACCACGAGTTCATTAAGCGGCGGTGAAATTCAGCGGCTCAAACTTGCAAGCCATCTGCAAAACGAAGGGCAAACATACTTGCTCGACGAACCGTCGTTAGGGTTGCATATGAGCGATAACGGAAAGCTGCTGGATTTATTCCAGAAGCTGGTAAATAGAGGGAATTCGGTTATTATTATCGAGCATAACCTGGACTTTATCGCAGCCAGCGACTGGGTAATTGAGTTAGGTCCTGGAGGGGGCAAACGCGGCGGGAATATATTATTTGAAGGTACGCCAAAAGAGATGCTGTCTGCAGATACATTGACGGCTAAATGGCTGAAAAAGAGTGTCTGA
- a CDS encoding class I SAM-dependent RNA methyltransferase: MSEYKLMATAAMGLESIVASEIKDLGYECQTENGKVYFQGNEETIARANMWLRVGDRVRIIVGEFKAYTFDELFERTKALPWEEFLPADAAFPVAGKSVKSKLFSVPDCQAIVKKAIVERLKTAYNRTGFLEESGPLFKLEVSILKDKVTLTINSSGQGLHKRGYRLGQGDAPLKETMAAALVKLSRWSPNRPFVDPFCGSGTIAIEAAMIGQNLAPGYNRSFLSEEWPWMNAQVWDRVREEVEDVAKYDLELDIRGYDVDYNIISIAQRNALEAGFTDIISFEQQDVRDLKIEGHNGVLIANPPYGERLGEVEEAEEIAGVLGKIMEQHPSWSVYILSSLENYEEMYGKRATKKRKLFNGFIRTDLYQFWGQRS; the protein is encoded by the coding sequence ATGAGTGAATACAAATTAATGGCAACCGCCGCAATGGGACTTGAATCGATTGTTGCATCTGAAATAAAAGATCTGGGCTATGAATGCCAGACAGAGAACGGTAAAGTTTATTTTCAAGGCAATGAAGAAACGATCGCAAGAGCTAATATGTGGCTGCGTGTAGGCGACAGAGTCCGCATTATCGTCGGTGAATTTAAAGCATATACATTCGATGAACTGTTTGAACGCACAAAGGCATTGCCTTGGGAAGAGTTTTTGCCTGCGGATGCGGCATTTCCGGTAGCAGGTAAATCTGTCAAATCCAAATTATTCAGTGTTCCCGACTGTCAGGCTATCGTGAAGAAAGCAATTGTTGAACGGCTGAAAACCGCATATAACAGAACCGGCTTTCTGGAAGAGTCAGGTCCGCTGTTTAAATTGGAAGTATCCATATTAAAAGACAAAGTGACACTGACGATTAATTCCAGCGGACAGGGCCTGCATAAACGCGGCTATCGCTTGGGTCAAGGGGATGCGCCGCTGAAAGAAACGATGGCGGCTGCGCTGGTCAAGCTGTCCAGATGGAGCCCAAACCGTCCGTTTGTCGATCCATTCTGCGGTTCCGGCACCATTGCAATTGAAGCTGCGATGATCGGGCAAAATCTTGCACCCGGCTACAATCGTTCATTTCTTAGTGAAGAATGGCCGTGGATGAATGCACAAGTCTGGGACCGTGTCCGTGAAGAAGTGGAAGATGTCGCGAAGTACGATCTGGAACTGGATATCCGCGGCTATGATGTAGATTATAATATTATTTCTATTGCACAGCGGAACGCGTTGGAAGCCGGTTTTACGGATATCATTTCATTCGAGCAGCAAGATGTGCGTGATCTGAAAATTGAAGGCCACAACGGCGTACTGATTGCCAACCCGCCTTATGGCGAGAGACTTGGTGAAGTGGAAGAAGCAGAAGAAATTGCCGGGGTTCTTGGGAAAATCATGGAACAGCATCCGTCATGGTCGGTGTATATTTTATCTTCCCTGGAAAACTATGAAGAAATGTACGGTAAGCGCGCAACGAAGAAGCGTAAACTGTTTAACGGCTTTATTCGCACTGATTTGTATCAGTTCTGGGGACAGCGTTCATAA
- a CDS encoding ATP-dependent DNA helicase: MNTKIPFELDKGQTFFESLNDWLGDTLYDDLTEKGFECRDEQIYMAFQIEQALKEKNVLLAEAGVGTGKTIAYLLPAIAYARYTGKPAVISCADETLIDQLIKEEGDIEKLSQALNMTVDVRLAKARNQYICLKRLEETSMKTNEDFVDLVEDELPEFVHAERSLQSVYPYGVRSDYPYLADHEWDMINYHPIQQCAACDIRNRCGQTIHRNHYREAADLIICSHDFYMEHLWTKESRVRQGQLPLLPEVSMVVFDEGHLLEYSAQRALTYEVQEQTIIQLLERIMVDGIREKSLQLMEQLLETHEMFFNQLKSNATQHDNERLTIEKNAEMMKLAETAVALSNELLEEFVFEGELYVIPEYDLKIVEEYLEQYIYSMELFAGDNDAVDWLENRREESTLLIMPRLVTSILKEKLFTGTMPIIFSSATLSVEKSFDYLAYSLGIVDYQSFSIASPFDYENVMKIHLEQGSAEENISRLSDLLEDEEQTLVLFGSKQSMMDAYEQLPLEQSVMVTYEGERSLSSLVKDFQQRKVNVFFSYHLWEGLDLPNEALTRVIIFDLPFPPHDPLFEARREFAEDPFDEVDLPFMLLRLRQGIGRLIRTSDDFGSIHLFMKPENKELLPVIERVLPVPFS, encoded by the coding sequence ATGAATACGAAAATTCCATTTGAATTGGATAAAGGGCAGACATTTTTTGAATCGCTGAATGACTGGCTCGGCGATACATTATATGACGATTTGACGGAAAAAGGATTCGAATGCCGGGATGAGCAAATTTACATGGCATTTCAAATAGAACAGGCGTTGAAAGAAAAGAATGTGCTGCTGGCGGAAGCAGGCGTTGGTACAGGGAAAACGATTGCTTATTTATTGCCCGCAATTGCTTACGCACGTTATACAGGAAAACCGGCAGTCATTTCCTGTGCGGATGAAACGCTGATTGATCAGTTGATAAAAGAAGAGGGCGATATTGAAAAGCTGAGTCAGGCCCTGAATATGACGGTGGACGTGCGCCTGGCAAAAGCGCGTAACCAGTATATTTGCCTGAAGCGTCTGGAAGAAACCAGCATGAAGACCAATGAAGATTTCGTCGATTTGGTCGAAGATGAGCTGCCGGAATTTGTCCATGCGGAACGCTCGCTGCAGTCGGTGTATCCTTACGGAGTGCGTTCGGATTATCCGTATCTCGCGGATCATGAATGGGATATGATTAACTATCACCCCATCCAGCAATGTGCGGCATGTGATATCCGTAACCGCTGCGGTCAGACGATTCATCGCAATCATTACCGTGAAGCGGCTGATTTGATTATTTGTTCACATGATTTTTATATGGAACATTTATGGACGAAAGAATCCCGCGTCAGACAGGGACAGCTGCCTCTATTGCCGGAAGTGTCAATGGTAGTATTTGATGAAGGCCATTTGCTCGAGTACTCTGCTCAGCGCGCATTGACTTATGAAGTGCAGGAACAGACTATTATCCAGCTGCTCGAACGAATTATGGTCGACGGCATCCGTGAGAAATCACTGCAGCTGATGGAACAGTTGCTTGAAACGCATGAAATGTTCTTTAATCAGCTGAAAAGTAATGCCACACAGCATGATAATGAACGTTTGACGATCGAAAAGAATGCAGAAATGATGAAGCTGGCCGAAACAGCAGTAGCTTTGTCCAATGAACTTCTTGAAGAATTTGTATTTGAAGGCGAATTGTATGTAATTCCAGAATATGATTTGAAAATTGTCGAAGAATACCTGGAGCAATATATATATTCAATGGAACTGTTTGCCGGCGATAACGACGCGGTGGACTGGCTGGAAAACCGCCGGGAAGAAAGTACATTGCTCATTATGCCAAGATTAGTGACGTCGATTCTGAAAGAGAAATTGTTTACTGGCACGATGCCGATTATTTTCTCTTCTGCAACATTATCTGTTGAGAAATCATTTGATTATTTGGCATACAGTCTGGGCATTGTTGATTACCAGTCGTTTTCTATCGCCTCACCTTTTGATTATGAAAATGTCATGAAAATTCATCTGGAGCAAGGGTCAGCGGAAGAAAATATCAGCCGGCTCTCGGATCTGCTCGAAGATGAGGAACAGACATTAGTGCTGTTTGGCTCCAAGCAGTCAATGATGGACGCCTATGAGCAGCTGCCTTTAGAGCAAAGTGTGATGGTAACTTATGAAGGAGAGCGCTCCCTGTCTTCGCTTGTGAAAGATTTCCAGCAGCGTAAAGTCAATGTATTCTTCTCGTACCATCTGTGGGAAGGCCTCGACTTGCCGAACGAGGCGCTGACACGTGTCATTATCTTTGATCTGCCGTTCCCTCCGCACGACCCGCTGTTTGAAGCGCGCAGAGAATTTGCGGAAGATCCGTTTGACGAAGTGGACTTGCCGTTTATGCTGTTGCGTCTGCGGCAAGGAATCGGCCGGCTGATCCGGACGAGCGATGACTTCGGTTCGATTCATTTATTTATGAAACCTGAGAATAAAGAATTGCTTCCGGTCATCGAACGCGTGCTGCCTGTGCCGTTCTCGTGA
- a CDS encoding chemotaxis protein CheX, translating to MDKAANVQKVLNATISSLTTVVPLKFQVLSPALIQQPYEQREISVLIGLIGDMKGRLIVEPTNSIISEIGQAMFGMQIEGEMAESFTGELGNMIAGNLCTVLEKENLTLDISPPTVLTGQTKFYGFKQAFKIPVKFENEDVLNLLLTIDEER from the coding sequence ATGGACAAAGCAGCCAATGTACAAAAGGTATTAAACGCGACGATTTCCTCCCTTACGACAGTAGTCCCGCTCAAATTCCAAGTGCTCTCGCCAGCCCTGATTCAGCAGCCATATGAACAGCGTGAAATTAGTGTGTTAATTGGCCTTATCGGCGATATGAAAGGCCGGCTGATCGTAGAGCCGACGAATTCCATTATCAGTGAAATCGGCCAGGCGATGTTCGGTATGCAAATTGAAGGCGAGATGGCTGAATCATTCACTGGAGAGCTGGGAAATATGATTGCCGGAAATCTTTGTACCGTATTGGAAAAAGAAAATCTGACACTTGATATTTCCCCGCCGACTGTATTGACCGGCCAAACAAAATTTTACGGATTCAAACAAGCGTTTAAAATCCCTGTGAAATTTGAAAATGAAGATGTACTGAATTTATTGCTGACCATCGATGAAGAACGATAA